The Candidatus Hydrogenisulfobacillus filiaventi sequence CTGAGCTCGGGGTGGGCGGCATACAGGGCCGACTCCAGGTCGTTGGGCAACGCCTCCGGCAGCCGGCCGGTGGCCAGGGCCGCCGCTACCGGGTCCACGGACGCCGACGGCCCCAGCCCGGCCGCGTCGTAAGCGGCAAACACCCGCGCGGTGCTGACCGCCAGGGCCGGGCGGGCCAGCAGCACCCCCCACGCGGCCGGCGGCCCGGGCGCCGGTGCCACCCGTTCCCCGAAGCCACCCACCCGGGCCGCCGGCCGGCCGCTCAAAAAAAAGGGGACATCCATGCCCAGGGCCGGCCCCGCCCGTGACCCGTCCAGCCAGGGGGCGTCCGTCCGGCCCCCGGCCAGGCCCCGCAGCAACGCGGCCGCATCGGAGCTGCCCCCGCCCAGGCCAGCCGCCACCGGAATGCGTTTGTGCAGCACCACCCGCAGGCCGGTCGCCGGACCGCCCAGCTCCCGGTACCAGCGCCAGGCCCGTTCCACCAGGTTGGGACCGGGAATGGCCGCGCCCTCCACCACCAGCAGCAGACCTTCCCCCGGCCCCGGCTCCACCGCCAGCTCATCCGCCAGGTCGAGGGCCACCATCAGGCTGTCCAGCGGGTGGTAGGGGGAGCCGGCGGCCCGCCGTCCGACGCGCAGGCCCAGGTTCACCTTGGCCGGGGCTCGCCAGATTTGCCCCGCGCCCGGTTCTGTCATTGCCGGCAGCCTCCCCCGGCGCCCTGCGCCGCTGTATCGCTATCACCATATCCGACCGGATCCGCACGGGTCAACCGCCGCCCGCCGTCCCTTCCCCGGCGGCGTACTCGAGCACCGCCATCAGCAGGCCCAGGTGGGAGAAGGCCTGGGGAAAGTTGCCACGGGGCGCCCCCGTTTCCCGGTCGGTATGCTCCCCCAGCAAGCCCAGGTCGGTGGCCTGGGCCGCCAGGCCGTCGATAACCCGCGCCGCCTCCTCCCGCCGGCCCTGACGCAGGTAGACCCGCGCCAGCCAGGAGGAGGCCAGCAGAAACGGATGCGCCGCGCGGCCCAGCATGTCGGAGCGGTAGCGGTAGACGAGCACCCCCTCCACCAGCTCCCGTTCGATGGCCTCCAGGGTGCGCCGGAAGCGGGGGTGGTCGGCCGGCACATAGCCGTAGAGCGGCATCAGGAGGAGGGCAGCGTCCAGGGTGGCCGTCCCGGGGGCCTGGACGTAGAACCCGCCGGCGGGGTCTACGGCTGTGGCCTCGATCGTGGCCTGCACCGCCTCAGCCTCCGCCCGCCAACGCGCCGCCGCATGGGCATCCCCCATCCACTCCGCCATACGCGCCCCTTGGGTCAGGGCCACCCAGCACATGAGCCGGGAGTGGGTATAGGGGCGGTCCCGGTCCCGGAACTCCCATAAACTGGCGTCACTTTCCCGCCAGTGGCGCCGGACCCATTCCACCATCGCCCGCACCACCGGCCAGTAGAACCGCAGGAAGGCGCGGTCGCGGGCCTGCTCCACATAGCGGGCCAGCACCCACAGGAAGTCGCCTTCCACGTCCAGCTGCTGCTGGTGGCTCGCGGCATTGCCTTCCCGGCAGGGCCGGGAACGGCGGAAACCCGGCAACCACCCCAGCTCCCGCTCCCCGCGGATGAGGGTGCCGTCCACATGGAAGAAGGGGGCCGGGAAGGGCTTGCCCTGGATGTCCACCGAATTCAGCAGGAAGGCCAGAAAGCGGCGGCCGCTGATGACGTCGCCGGCGGCAATCAGGGCTTCGGCCGCATAGGATCCGTCCCGGATCCAGGCGAAACGGTAGTCCCACTGCCGGGTCCCCCCGATCTCCTCCGGCAGGGAGGTGGTCGGGGCGGCGATGATGGCCCCGTTGGTGCGGTAGGTGAGCCCGTACAGGACCAGCAGGGAGCGCGCCCAGGCCTCCCGCCAGCGGCCCTGATAGGGCCGGGCGCAGGCCAGGCGTTCCCGCCAGTAGCAGACGTTTTCGGCCAGCGCCCCGGAAAGACCGGTCGCGGGCGCTGCCGGCGGCCCGGCCGTCTGGGCGGCCAGGGCCGCCACCGCCTCTCGCTGCTCACGCAGGTCATCGGATATGTACCGCAGGATCAGGTGATAGCGGCCGGGGGGTAGGATCCAGCTGCCGTCGCACAACGCGTCCACGCTCAGGGGCGGGGCCGGTCCCGCCACGGCCAGGACCAGGGCCTCCCCGGCCTGGGGATTGCTGAACACGGCCCCCTGTTCCGTCAGCTCCACCGCCGCCGCCACCAGCCCGTACCCGAACACCGGCCGCAGACAGACGCGCATCGGCAGGCGGGTGGTGAGCACCCGCCGCAGCTCCGGCCGGCCTACGGTCAGGAAGTCGTGCAGGATGGCGCGGCGGCCGTCAGCGGCGACGAAGGTGGTGGCCAGCACATTGGAGTCCCGCACATAGGCCTGGCTGACCTGAGCCGGCGCTTCCGGGAAGATCCGGAAACACCCGTGCCGCTCATCCCCCAGGAGACGGGTGAAGACCGACGGACTGTCAAACCGCGGCACCGGCCACCAGTCGACCGAGGCATCCGGGCCGACCAGGGCGGCGGTGGTGCCGTTGGACAGGAAGCCGTAGAATTGCATTGCGACGCACTCCCCGCGACCGGATATGAAAAAGCCGACCGCAAGCGGTCGGCCACCCCCCGGCGGAACCGGGCCATCGACAAATCCCCACACCCGCAACGGAATCCGCCGCCACCCGCAGGCGCGGCACAACCGTTCCCCGTCTCCCGCGTGGGGAACCCGCTATCCACGTTTGCGGAAACCCGAAAAATCCTGGTGCTGCACGCATCCGCCGGCGCCCGGGGAGGCACCCTTACCCGTTGGCCAGCGATTCAGGGAGGATGAGCTCGACGGTTTCGGTCAGGACGTCCGTGTAGGAGAAGGAAATGCGCCGCTCGGCGAGATGGCCCTCTTCAATCCGGACCACAAAGATGTGCGGGTAGGTCCGCTCCAGAATGCCTTCCTTTTCGTCCACCTTCTTGCGGCCCTTGTTGGCCTTGATGCGGATTTTCTCGCCGACGTGAGCCTCGAGTTCCTTCTTAATGTTGTCGAGGACGCTCTTGGCCGCCACTCATATCACATCCTTCCTCAGCCGACCGGCCGTCACGTCCCCTGCACGGTGCGCGACCGCCCCCCGCAACCGGCCGGGCCTGCCGGCCACGCCAGAGGTAGCATATCATGGCGAGGGGTGTTTGTCAAGAAATTCATCAATTCTACCAGGGAGCCATCCCCCGGTCAATAGGGATTTCGCTCCGGCAGCCGTTTTCGGTCCTACCCAGGTGGGCACACCTGATTAAACGCCGGCTGCCCGCGACGGGTTACGGCTAGGTCACTTCGTATAGCGGTCGGCCACCTTGGAAGCGCCAAAGGAATCCGGCTTGATGCTGGCATGGTATCCGCTGCCGGTGACCATGCCGACGATTTCGCGGATAAGGTCCTTGGTCTCCCCCTGCTCGCCCACATCGATGTGGATCTCGATATCCAGGTCGCCCTGGCCGGACGCCTGCAGGAGTTCCGTGAGCCGGGCCGCTACCCCCAGGCTGACCGAGGTCTCGTACAGGATTTTCTGACGCAGGCTGCGCACCGCCCGGTGGGTGGCCTTGTGGAAGAAGAAACGGCCCCCATGGCCGATGCGGTGAATGACCACCGCGGTCACGAACAAGGTTTCCGTCCGCGTGTGCGAATCGGTGCCCACGATGAGCTTGTACCGGGCCTCCGGGTCCTCCGACAGATAGGCCAGGAGTTCGCGGAACATGCCATGGAAGGTCAACCGGCCCCGGGTAGGGTTCTCAAACATCATCTCGCCCGCCATGGTCGCCTCTTCCCGCTCACGGAGACGGGGCCGGCGCGGCCGCCACCAGCCCGATGACCCGCTCCCATTCCCCCAACTCCAGCCGCTCGGCCCGGCGGCCGGGATCGATAGCCAGTGCCTGCAGGCGGGCGGCCCACGTCTCGTGATCCCACCCCGCCACCCGCCGGTCGCCTAAGGCCCGGGCCAGGGTCTTGCGCCGGGCTCCGAAGGCCGCCGCCAGCACCCGGCGGGCAGTCTCCATGGGGACCGGGGGAGGACCGGGCCGGCGGCGGATGCTGAAGATGGCGGAATCCACCGCGGGCGGCGGGTAAAAGAGGCGACGGGAAACCGTCGCCACCTCCCGGGGTATTCCGATGAGGTGCAGCTCCACTGAAAGGGCGGTCGTCTCCCGGCTGCCGGGCGCAGCCGTCAGGCGCGCCGCCGCCTCCCGCTGAACCATCAGCACCGCCTGATCCCAATATAGCGCATCCTCCCAAAGCTTCGCCAACAACGGCGCGGTGGCGTAGTAGGGGAGGTTCCCCGTCACTGCCCAGGGTGCGTCCGGCCCTGCCGCCCCCAGGTCCGCCCAGGAGAGGTGGAGCGCATCCCCCATCACCACCGTCAACGCCCGGGGGAAGCGGCGCTTCAACGCCAGCAGACCCGGCTCCCATAAGGGATCAATCTCCACCGCCCACACCTGGTATCCCGCCTCCAGCAGGCTCACGGTCAGCCCGCCCGGGCCGGCACCCACCTCCAGCACCGGGCCCCGTTCCGGGGGATGGGCGGCGGCCAGGACGCTGACCATGCGCATAAAGATGTTGCGGTCCACCAGGAAATGCTGGCCCCACCGCTTGCGTGGGCGGGCGCCGGCCTGCGCCAGCGCAGCTTTCAGGGCCAGGGGGCTGCGGGGATCAATCCAGTCCATGCTCCGTCGTCCTTCCGGGCCCGGCCGGACCGGCCGGGTTCTGGCTCCATGATACGGCATCCGGCCGCGGACACGCCGGGGGCCCGGCCGTAGCCGGGCCCCCGGGATCCCTGTACCCTCAGGGCGCCAGTTCGAAGACCGGCACCGTCTGCACCCCGAAGTCCTGGGCCTGCCAGGCGGTGTTGTAACAGAGGTCGATGCGATCGCCGACAATGGCGGATCCGGTGTCGGCAGCCACCGCAAACCCGTAGCCGGGGATGTAGAGCCGCGTCCCCAGGGGGATGACCGAAGGGTCCACCGCCGCCACCCCGTAGTGCGCGGGAATCCCGGTCGCGGTGATCCCGTCCGACCAGGCGGGGTTGGGCCAGTATGCCGTGGCTACCATGGTGATCTCGCGGGTATATTGCAGGACCTGGCCACCACGCGCCACCAAAGGGGCAGTGCCATATCGGATGATCTCCGGCTGCGGAGGGCGGATGACCTTCCGGGCCAGAGACCGCGTCTGGACGGGCTTGCCGTCCGCCATAAGGACGTCGCGCACTGTTTGGGCCAGACCGTCCCGGCCGGTCTGCGCGATCTCCTGGTGGCCCTTGTACAAGGCAGGGTCCGGTTGGTACTGCACGCTAAACGGCAGCGTGCTGGTCGTGACTTCCTGCTGCCACCACCGCCGGGTCACGGTGATCACCGCCCCGTTCTGAAGCCGGGCGCCCGGGGCGGGCTGCACGAGGTCCAGCGGATGCAGGCGAACGGCCATGGAAGCCAGCACTGCCCGCACCCGGTAGTCGGTGGTCCAGCGGATCCAGTGATGATGTGGGGTATTCACCGTAACCTGAATTGCCCGGGAGACCGTGATCGGAACGGCACTCAGCCGGGCGCCCAGACCCGGGCGCACCCGATCATGCGCCCCCAGCCGGATTCCCGCCTGCGCCAACGCGCCGCGGACATGGGACCGGAAGCTCCATAAGCGTAAACGCCGCGTGCCTTGCGGCCCTTGAATCTGGATGGTGACCCGATGCAGTTGTGTGCCGACAAGCCCGGTGCCTATGGCAACGACCGCCGCCGTACCGGCCAGGACGCGCCGGCCGGGGACGACGGGCGATTTCCATATCCCCAAAACCTGTCCTCCTTTACGTCTACCTCCCCACAAGGCAGCATCCG is a genomic window containing:
- the ispE gene encoding 4-diphosphocytidyl-2-C-methyl-D-erythritol kinase; this translates as MTEPGAGQIWRAPAKVNLGLRVGRRAAGSPYHPLDSLMVALDLADELAVEPGPGEGLLLVVEGAAIPGPNLVERAWRWYRELGGPATGLRVVLHKRIPVAAGLGGGSSDAAALLRGLAGGRTDAPWLDGSRAGPALGMDVPFFLSGRPAARVGGFGERVAPAPGPPAAWGVLLARPALAVSTARVFAAYDAAGLGPSASVDPVAAALATGRLPEALPNDLESALYAAHPELSGFRERLNAALAATGLRYVLGLSGSGPTFVALVPEAPPGSAAAAVLEAAMAPVAPWFRLTRCGA
- a CDS encoding Glycoside hydrolase family 15 protein produces the protein MQFYGFLSNGTTAALVGPDASVDWWPVPRFDSPSVFTRLLGDERHGCFRIFPEAPAQVSQAYVRDSNVLATTFVAADGRRAILHDFLTVGRPELRRVLTTRLPMRVCLRPVFGYGLVAAAVELTEQGAVFSNPQAGEALVLAVAGPAPPLSVDALCDGSWILPPGRYHLILRYISDDLREQREAVAALAAQTAGPPAAPATGLSGALAENVCYWRERLACARPYQGRWREAWARSLLVLYGLTYRTNGAIIAAPTTSLPEEIGGTRQWDYRFAWIRDGSYAAEALIAAGDVISGRRFLAFLLNSVDIQGKPFPAPFFHVDGTLIRGERELGWLPGFRRSRPCREGNAASHQQQLDVEGDFLWVLARYVEQARDRAFLRFYWPVVRAMVEWVRRHWRESDASLWEFRDRDRPYTHSRLMCWVALTQGARMAEWMGDAHAAARWRAEAEAVQATIEATAVDPAGGFYVQAPGTATLDAALLLMPLYGYVPADHPRFRRTLEAIERELVEGVLVYRYRSDMLGRAAHPFLLASSWLARVYLRQGRREEAARVIDGLAAQATDLGLLGEHTDRETGAPRGNFPQAFSHLGLLMAVLEYAAGEGTAGGG
- the veg gene encoding Protein Veg gives rise to the protein MAAKSVLDNIKKELEAHVGEKIRIKANKGRKKVDEKEGILERTYPHIFVVRIEEGHLAERRISFSYTDVLTETVELILPESLANG
- a CDS encoding conserved protein of unknown function (Evidence 4 : Unknown function but conserved in other organisms), producing MAGEMMFENPTRGRLTFHGMFRELLAYLSEDPEARYKLIVGTDSHTRTETLFVTAVVIHRIGHGGRFFFHKATHRAVRSLRQKILYETSVSLGVAARLTELLQASGQGDLDIEIHIDVGEQGETKDLIREIVGMVTGSGYHASIKPDSFGASKVADRYTK
- the rsmA gene encoding Ribosomal RNA small subunit methyltransferase A; the encoded protein is MDWIDPRSPLALKAALAQAGARPRKRWGQHFLVDRNIFMRMVSVLAAAHPPERGPVLEVGAGPGGLTVSLLEAGYQVWAVEIDPLWEPGLLALKRRFPRALTVVMGDALHLSWADLGAAGPDAPWAVTGNLPYYATAPLLAKLWEDALYWDQAVLMVQREAAARLTAAPGSRETTALSVELHLIGIPREVATVSRRLFYPPPAVDSAIFSIRRRPGPPPVPMETARRVLAAAFGARRKTLARALGDRRVAGWDHETWAARLQALAIDPGRRAERLELGEWERVIGLVAAAPAPSP
- a CDS encoding G5 domain-containing protein: MGIWKSPVVPGRRVLAGTAAVVAIGTGLVGTQLHRVTIQIQGPQGTRRLRLWSFRSHVRGALAQAGIRLGAHDRVRPGLGARLSAVPITVSRAIQVTVNTPHHHWIRWTTDYRVRAVLASMAVRLHPLDLVQPAPGARLQNGAVITVTRRWWQQEVTTSTLPFSVQYQPDPALYKGHQEIAQTGRDGLAQTVRDVLMADGKPVQTRSLARKVIRPPQPEIIRYGTAPLVARGGQVLQYTREITMVATAYWPNPAWSDGITATGIPAHYGVAAVDPSVIPLGTRLYIPGYGFAVAADTGSAIVGDRIDLCYNTAWQAQDFGVQTVPVFELAP